One genomic region from Marmota flaviventris isolate mMarFla1 chromosome 6, mMarFla1.hap1, whole genome shotgun sequence encodes:
- the LOC114099306 gene encoding gametogenetin-binding protein 1-like → MEAPDRTSRSRSRILGRSPMFRFFRSLVGSKGNPKSSDKALARGQLCLLQEQDTTSLKTGLQGDSGWREPGPLASLPCTFSVAVPRGSAHLLQHEAFGLGMGDMGSQTTNPKEVLRLTAQCVEVKPFLPGRSLEVLGNMSEKKENREKEEEPAGEASGDSGDLDRSHCAQALEEEQECLRYTELLEVSPEAFSREEEEEEEEEACLLDGDLRLASSKAGTPWNRLLGLYKQLQKSAIVKEKGEEEEMKEEDNSFKLCVPRIIGFQSPLHKTFRSKDTVGFVESELKKLLAVQREARLWKMGSLEGRELLTWPEITLEEAGMVDGQLLLLEEMDEMGNWPPPE, encoded by the exons ATGGAGGCCCCAGATCGAACCTCGAGATCACGGTCACGGATTTTGGGCCGTTCTCCTATGTTCCGCTTTTTCCGAAGCTTGGTGGGCAGCAAGGGCAACCCAAAGAGCTCGGACAAGGCCCTGGCCAGGGGCCAGTTGTGCCTGCTACAAGAACAGGATACCACCTCCCTGAAGACGGGCCTCCAGGGGGACTCCGGGTGGAGGGAGCCAGGGCCCCTTGCCTCGCTGCCCTGTACCTTCTCAGTGGCCGTGCCCAGGGGCTCCGCACACCTGTTACAGCACGAGGCCTTTGGGCTGGGCATGGGGGACATGGGCTCCCAGACCACTAACCCCAAGGAGGTCCTGAGGCTTACAGCCCAGTGCGTAGAAGTGAAGCCATTCCTTCCCGGAAGAAGCCTGGAGGTGCTGGGCAACAtgtcagagaagaaagagaaccgagagaaggaagaggagccaGCAGGGGAGGCCTCGGGGGATTCAGGGGATTTAGATAG gagccactgtgcccaggccCTGGAGGAGGAGCAAGAATGCCTGAGGTACACGGAGCTGCTGGAAGTCAGCCCAGAGGCCTtcagcagggaggaggaggaggaggaggaggaggaggcgtgCCTACTTGATG GAGACCTCAGGCTGGCCTCTTCCAAGGCAGGAACTCCCTGGAACCGCCTCCTTGGTTTGTACAAGCAGCTCCAGAAATCAGCCATTGTCAAg gagaaaggggaggaagaggaaatgaaggaagAGGACAATTCATTCAAGCTCTGTGTCCCAAGAATTATTGGCTTCCAGTCACCACTGCACAAGACTTTTAGGTCCAAAGATACAGTGG GTTTTGTGGAGTCGGAGTTGAAGAAACTTCTGGCAGTACAGCGAGAGGCTCGCCTCTGGAAGATGGGCAGCCTAGAGGGCCGGGAGCTGCTGACCTGGCCAGAGATCACCCTGGAGGAGGCTGGCATGGTGGATGGCCAG CTTCTGCTCCTTGAGGAGATGGATGAGATGGGAAACTGGCCTCCTCCGGAGTGA